The genomic window CCCCTGCCGCCTTTCTTATGGGTCTTGGCAGGGACGTAATCGGCTTAAGGGCGTCGGGCTCCTTATATATATTGTATCCGCCGAAAAACTCATCGGCTCCTTCTCCCGAAAGCGCAACTTTAACATGCTGCGCCGCCGTTTTGCTGACAAAATAAAGCGCTACGGCCGAAGGATCCGCCAAAGGCTCGTCCATATGGTATTGTACTGTAGGCAGTATGTCCCAGTATTCGTCTTTTGAAATAAGCTTGCTGTAGTTGTCTATTTCTATTTTTTCGGAAAGCTTTTTGGCAAAATCAATTTCATTGTATTTTTCATAATCAAAACCAACCGTAAAAGTCTTGTCACCCTTAAAGCATGCCGCTACATAACTGCTGTCAACGCCGCTTGAAAGGAAAGAACCGACTTCAACGTCGCTGATTTTGTGCTTTTTAATCGAATCCTGCATAGCCGCGTCTATTTCTTCAACAAACTCGCTGAAAGACTTTTCCTCGTCGGCCTCGAAAACAGGTTCCCAGTACCTTTCAATATCAAGCCCGCCGTTTTTATATGTCAGGCAATGGCTGGGCATAAGCTTAAAAACGCCTTTGAAAAATGTTTCCGGCAATACCGAATACTGGAAAGTAAGGTAGCTTTCAAGAGCTTCTTTGTTAACTTCTTTTTTAAATCCCGGATATTCGAGTATGCTTTTTATTTCGGAAGCAAATACGAGTTCTCCGTCGATTACCGCATAATAAAACGGCTTAATGCCGAAAAAGTCCCTTGCTCCGAAAAGAGTTTCATTTTTGCTGTCCCAAATGACGAAGGCAAACATTCCTCTTAAATGTTTAAGCATGCCTTTCCCGTACTCCTCGTAGGAATGTATCAAAACTTCCGTATCGGAATTGTTTTTAAATACATGGCCCTTGGCGATAAGTTCTTCCCTGAGCGACTGGTAATTATATATTTCACCGTTAAACGTAATTACAATATCGTTCGTTTCGTTATACATAGGCTGCGAGCCGGCGTCAAGATCTATAATACTCAGCCTTCTAAAGCCCATGGCAATTTTATCCCCGGTGTGACGGCCGCCGCTGTCGGGGCCCCTATGCACAATCTTGTCCATCATTTTTTCAAGGATTTCATCTTTTTTTATTAATTCGCCTGTAAAACCGCAAAAACCGCACATGCGCGTCCTCCTTAAATATACAAAAACGCTGTTCTCGGCCTAATATGCCAAACGCTTATGTCAAGGCCGAAAAATACCGATTCAAAACTTTTCATTTAAATAAGAAGTTTATCATATTTTGCCTGTTTCCGCAACCGGATATACATATTTTTGATACGCCCTCCCCATATTGATATAGAAATTTATACTATTATGCTAAAACCATAGCGCAAAATAATATTTTATGATAGAATTATTGTTGCCTGAAATAAAACTTTGAAAGGTTGTGTGGTTTTATGGATGCTAGGCGTAAAAACAAAATGATTATGGTCGGCGAGATTTTTTTCAATGTTCTCGGCATGGGGCTTCTGTTCCTCCTTATCTGGTTTATATTCTACAGGTATAACCTTATGACAACTTTCCTTTATAAAAAAGGCACGGCTGTGCTTATCTTTATTTACTGCGTTATATACCTCGTTTTCAACCAGATTTACAGCGGTTATAAAATAGGATATTTAAGAAGTTCGGAAATCATATATTCGCAGTGCCTCAGCATGCTGTTTGTAAACGTTATAACTTTCCTTCAGATATGCCTTATAGACAGGCGTATTGTTGCCGTACACCCAATGGTTATACTTTCTGTCATCGACGTTGCGTTTATATCCGTTTGGACTATATGGAGCAAAAGGAGATACAAAAAACGCAGTATAATAAGGAACCTTACGGTCATATACCGTGACAAGGAACCTTGGGACGCCGCCGATAAAATTAACCATTATGAAAATAAATTTAACGTGACCGGATTTGTCAAATGCGAAAACAATATTGACGAAATACTTGAAGATCTCAACAAAAACAACGGCGTCGTCCTGTGCGGGATAGACCCTCTGATGAGGAAGCGTATAATGGATTTCTGTTTTGAAAACTCAATGCCTATATTCGTGGTTCCCGATTCATCAGATATAATATTAAAAAGCGCTACTGTATTAAGCATGCAGGATATGCCGCTTTTTCAGTGCCACCGGGGCGAGCTCAGCATGATTGACGAAGCAATCAAAAGGCTTTTCGACGTCTGCGCATCCCTTATTGGGATAATTGTTTTATCTCCCGTTATGCTTCTTAGCGCGCTGGCTGTTAAG from Anaerotignum faecicola includes these protein-coding regions:
- a CDS encoding sugar transferase, with the translated sequence MDARRKNKMIMVGEIFFNVLGMGLLFLLIWFIFYRYNLMTTFLYKKGTAVLIFIYCVIYLVFNQIYSGYKIGYLRSSEIIYSQCLSMLFVNVITFLQICLIDRRIVAVHPMVILSVIDVAFISVWTIWSKRRYKKRSIIRNLTVIYRDKEPWDAADKINHYENKFNVTGFVKCENNIDEILEDLNKNNGVVLCGIDPLMRKRIMDFCFENSMPIFVVPDSSDIILKSATVLSMQDMPLFQCHRGELSMIDEAIKRLFDVCASLIGIIVLSPVMLLSALAVKLYDGGPVLYKQDRLTIRGEVFKVYKFRSMVVDAEKDGVARLAQAGDSRITPVGMVMRRYRIDELPQLFNILKGDISVVGPRPERPEISKQYEKTMPEFKYRLKMKAGLTGYAQVLGRYNTTPYDKLMWDLMYIESYSFMMDLKIILMTIKILFVPESTQGIDSGLLTAEKTKEVGR
- the asnB gene encoding asparagine synthase (glutamine-hydrolyzing); translated protein: MCGFCGFTGELIKKDEILEKMMDKIVHRGPDSGGRHTGDKIAMGFRRLSIIDLDAGSQPMYNETNDIVITFNGEIYNYQSLREELIAKGHVFKNNSDTEVLIHSYEEYGKGMLKHLRGMFAFVIWDSKNETLFGARDFFGIKPFYYAVIDGELVFASEIKSILEYPGFKKEVNKEALESYLTFQYSVLPETFFKGVFKLMPSHCLTYKNGGLDIERYWEPVFEADEEKSFSEFVEEIDAAMQDSIKKHKISDVEVGSFLSSGVDSSYVAACFKGDKTFTVGFDYEKYNEIDFAKKLSEKIEIDNYSKLISKDEYWDILPTVQYHMDEPLADPSAVALYFVSKTAAQHVKVALSGEGADEFFGGYNIYKEPDALKPITSLPRPIRKAAGAVAKAVPFKIKGKNYIIRGSKDLEERFIGNAYMFTQKDREKVLKTYTGRNTPQSVTKPFYDKVKDKDDVTKMQYIDIHLWLIGDILLKADKMSMANSLEVRVPFLDREVFSVARKLPKKYKVTKENTKVAMRAAANKYVPDMVAEKKKLGFPVPIRIWLREEKYYNIIKEAFESEEAKEFFKTDEIVKLLDLHKCGKEDNSRKIWTIYMFLVWHKRFFEAA